A window of the bacterium genome harbors these coding sequences:
- a CDS encoding alpha/beta hydrolase, protein MSPSIKKRILLLSIAFAMLAALTAAAFSQTGERIRGLLRDFKYVANVRYAEGGGKYHLLDVFAPRIVPDSPMPVVVYIHGGGWRRGDKISGKTFMAALAEAGFIVVSINYRLAPDSKWPAQIEDCKAAIRWVRKNIASYGGDPRRIGVFGLSAGGHLAALLGTSGGVAALEGDLGERNMSSRVDAVCDWFGPSDFTILGRRASKEHKGILEGFLGGKLDEVRDRAIAASPVTYIDRDDPPFLIIHGDSDPLVPVEQSERLHGLLAEAGVESELIVVPGGKHGDFRGTHPDGRELTALMVEFFEKHLK, encoded by the coding sequence TTGAGTCCTTCAATTAAAAAACGGATTTTGCTTTTATCCATCGCTTTCGCCATGCTGGCGGCGCTAACGGCCGCGGCGTTTTCGCAGACGGGCGAGCGCATCCGCGGGCTTCTGCGCGATTTCAAATACGTCGCGAATGTCAGGTACGCTGAAGGCGGCGGAAAGTACCACCTTCTGGATGTATTCGCCCCTAGGATAGTCCCCGATTCGCCGATGCCCGTCGTCGTCTATATCCACGGCGGCGGATGGCGCAGGGGCGACAAGATAAGCGGCAAGACTTTTATGGCCGCGCTTGCCGAGGCCGGATTCATCGTCGTTTCGATCAACTACCGGCTGGCGCCTGACTCCAAATGGCCGGCGCAGATCGAGGATTGCAAGGCCGCGATACGCTGGGTGCGGAAGAACATCGCGTCCTACGGCGGCGATCCGCGGCGCATCGGCGTGTTCGGGCTTTCCGCGGGAGGCCACCTCGCCGCGCTTCTGGGCACATCCGGCGGCGTTGCCGCACTAGAAGGCGATCTGGGAGAGCGCAACATGTCCAGCCGCGTAGACGCCGTGTGCGACTGGTTCGGGCCGTCCGATTTCACCATCCTGGGCAGGCGCGCGAGCAAAGAACACAAAGGGATCCTGGAGGGCTTCCTGGGCGGAAAGCTTGATGAAGTCCGTGACAGGGCGATTGCGGCGTCGCCGGTCACGTACATAGACCGCGACGACCCGCCGTTTCTGATCATCCACGGCGATTCGGACCCGCTGGTTCCGGTGGAGCAGTCCGAGCGGCTGCACGGGCTGCTTGCGGAGGCGGGCGTCGAAAGCGAGCTAATCGTGGTACCGGGAGGAAAGCACGGAGATTTCCGCGGCACCCATCCGGACGGGCGCGAACTGACGGCGCTGATGGTCGAGTTTTTCGAAAAGCATCTGAAATAG
- a CDS encoding PKD domain-containing protein — MDGSLSQEASQLFASISNESPDPAIMALLLDALDDKLKEFHPEGKIRSSVPKGEAGKVYDLSYDQGTKTLSWSYVNRGDYDFSGEVGLSDLTPIAIYYQAKTGDGIGDDQRERTVDGNGDGEVDIKDINPIALSYLADVASYRILTSSEAGGEYTAIGEIEYAQNGGGHPPKFVIPLPDAAHAFVAVVPLDGSGTPGEQSDPVQVGQRPLIFEVGPSGGKSGAAVVFSASVAGTPPLSYAWSFGDAASPSVAAVPSPTVVLGAAGEYSCSLAVTNKYGLAEYDFEVSVYSAPSAQIRATPASGNPPLVVLLDASGSTAGSGAIVLYEWDADGDGAYESTSGSTPEISATYNTPGVYFPAVRITDSMANQATASTQVRANSAPFADLSVDPRSGAAPLTVVLDASSSLDPDGTIVSYEFDFDGDGAWDTPRQPQSSIQHQYSVPGFYLPSVRVTDSDGASDVEIAADELYISGWRKRTLDSQGFVGKYCSLAEIGGVPAVSYFDIGAGDLKFIAALDELGEAWRPPVLVDSAGTVGSYSSLAEIADAPAISYFDASNSAAKYVRALDSAGSAWGEPVMLASQGSVGANTSLAVIDGRPGVSYLDISNHNFMYVSSFDETGAAWDAPHVAAAGASAGERNSLTEVAGHPAITFVEESSASLAFVRAMDPQGTSWPEPVTIDGTLGAGLYSSLAFVGGAPAVSYFENNQSRLMFAGALDPSGSEWKTPLGLEFGGAGLWSSLATYQAKPAIAYFDSSINRIKFVAALDTAGTMWAAPEVVAQEEAEHLSLAIIAGRPALAYYDPLQLDLRFVVLY, encoded by the coding sequence ATGGATGGAAGTCTCTCACAGGAGGCATCGCAACTTTTCGCGTCAATTTCGAACGAAAGTCCCGATCCCGCGATAATGGCGTTGCTGCTTGACGCGCTTGACGACAAGTTGAAGGAATTCCATCCCGAAGGGAAAATCCGGTCCTCCGTCCCCAAAGGAGAAGCCGGCAAGGTTTACGACCTTTCGTACGACCAGGGTACGAAAACCTTGTCCTGGAGCTACGTCAACCGAGGGGATTACGATTTTTCGGGCGAGGTCGGGCTGTCCGATCTGACTCCCATCGCGATTTATTACCAAGCCAAAACCGGAGACGGCATCGGAGACGACCAACGCGAGCGCACGGTGGATGGAAACGGCGACGGAGAGGTGGATATAAAGGACATAAATCCAATCGCTCTCTCTTACCTTGCCGATGTTGCGTCGTACCGGATACTCACTTCGTCCGAAGCTGGCGGCGAATACACCGCAATCGGAGAAATCGAATACGCGCAAAACGGCGGCGGCCATCCGCCGAAATTCGTCATACCCCTTCCGGACGCGGCACACGCGTTCGTCGCGGTCGTGCCGCTCGACGGAAGCGGTACGCCCGGAGAACAAAGCGATCCGGTTCAGGTGGGACAGAGGCCGCTGATTTTTGAAGTCGGCCCGTCCGGGGGAAAATCCGGCGCGGCGGTGGTTTTTTCGGCCAGCGTCGCGGGCACGCCGCCGCTGTCGTACGCTTGGAGTTTCGGCGATGCCGCGTCGCCGTCCGTTGCGGCTGTGCCTTCCCCTACCGTCGTGCTGGGAGCAGCGGGCGAATATTCGTGCAGCCTCGCGGTTACCAATAAGTACGGCCTGGCGGAATATGATTTCGAGGTTTCGGTTTATTCCGCCCCATCCGCGCAAATCAGGGCCACTCCCGCATCGGGGAATCCTCCCCTAGTAGTGCTGCTCGACGCGTCGGGCAGCACGGCCGGCTCCGGTGCGATCGTGCTTTACGAATGGGACGCGGACGGCGACGGCGCGTACGAGTCGACATCGGGAAGCACGCCGGAAATATCCGCGACCTACAATACTCCGGGCGTTTATTTCCCCGCCGTCAGAATCACGGATTCCATGGCGAACCAAGCGACCGCCTCCACGCAGGTTCGGGCCAACTCGGCGCCTTTCGCCGATTTATCGGTTGATCCCCGGTCGGGCGCCGCGCCGCTGACCGTCGTGCTGGACGCTTCCTCAAGCCTCGACCCGGACGGGACTATTGTTTCGTACGAATTCGATTTCGACGGCGACGGTGCGTGGGACACTCCTCGGCAACCGCAAAGTTCGATCCAACATCAGTATTCCGTACCCGGATTTTATCTGCCGTCAGTGCGCGTGACGGATTCCGACGGCGCGTCGGACGTCGAAATCGCCGCGGACGAGCTGTACATTTCCGGATGGCGGAAGAGGACTTTGGATTCCCAAGGCTTTGTCGGAAAATACTGCTCGCTTGCGGAAATCGGGGGTGTACCGGCGGTTTCGTATTTCGACATCGGCGCCGGCGACTTGAAATTCATCGCCGCGCTTGACGAACTGGGCGAAGCCTGGCGCCCGCCAGTCCTGGTGGATTCCGCCGGAACCGTCGGCTCGTACAGCTCCCTCGCGGAAATAGCGGATGCGCCGGCGATTTCGTATTTCGACGCTTCAAACTCCGCAGCGAAATATGTCCGCGCCCTGGACAGCGCGGGAAGCGCTTGGGGCGAGCCGGTCATGCTTGCATCCCAAGGAAGCGTGGGCGCGAACACATCCTTGGCCGTGATAGACGGAAGGCCCGGGGTGAGCTATCTGGATATTTCGAATCACAATTTCATGTACGTAAGCTCCTTTGACGAAACCGGCGCGGCCTGGGACGCTCCGCACGTTGCGGCGGCGGGCGCGTCCGCGGGCGAGCGCAACTCGCTGACCGAGGTCGCCGGACATCCCGCAATCACATTCGTGGAAGAATCCTCCGCGTCGCTCGCCTTCGTGCGCGCGATGGATCCGCAAGGCACGTCCTGGCCGGAGCCGGTGACAATTGACGGAACACTCGGCGCGGGGCTTTATTCTTCGCTTGCATTCGTCGGGGGCGCTCCGGCGGTCAGCTATTTCGAAAACAACCAGTCGCGGCTGATGTTCGCAGGGGCTCTTGATCCATCCGGCTCCGAATGGAAAACGCCGCTTGGTTTGGAGTTCGGCGGGGCGGGGCTTTGGTCGTCGCTCGCCA